A single genomic interval of Arthrobacter sp. NicSoilB8 harbors:
- a CDS encoding DHA2 family efflux MFS transporter permease subunit: MPAPNPDAPAIDSPPVEVGNNSTPARSSDRMAPGSGLIIGLLMVSAFVVLLNEMMLGVALPTLIVDLSITPTTGQWLTTGYLLTLAVLIPATGFVMRRFHLRTIFLGSMSLFTIGTLIASLAPGFGVLFAGRIVQAVGTAVFVPLLITTTMRLVPAVRRGRMMALVTAVPAVAPAVGPAVAGFVLSQLSWRWLFILMLPIAVVTVALGAAKLKNLTVPEQVTLDVPSLLLSIVGFGGLVFGLASIGESVSGHAPMPAYIPILVGLAGVGAFVYRQVRLQKYRDAFLDMRIFQSRFYVLPTLVMVFVAMNAFGVVLVLPLVLTAVLGLSTLQLGLFLFPGGAMIALVSALGGKVYDRVGPRPLAIPGSILWAASIWFLTTINENTSLWTVLLVYLVLTGTQALMWAPMTTAALSSLRTDLYPHGTAAFATVQQLAGAAGGAVLISAFTIGANASHAGALELVETVSAGRAAFTVAGVLAFGAVLGTLFVSKPRTTFKDSEPATDAAGNMDGVASVATTLR; encoded by the coding sequence ATGCCAGCGCCTAACCCGGACGCGCCCGCCATCGACTCACCTCCAGTGGAGGTGGGGAATAACTCCACACCAGCTCGTTCTAGTGACCGCATGGCTCCAGGCAGCGGACTGATCATCGGGCTGCTGATGGTTTCGGCGTTCGTCGTCCTACTGAACGAGATGATGCTGGGTGTGGCGCTGCCCACCCTGATCGTCGATCTGTCCATAACTCCCACAACGGGTCAATGGCTGACAACGGGCTACCTGTTAACCCTGGCCGTGCTCATCCCCGCTACAGGGTTCGTGATGCGGCGATTCCACCTTCGCACGATCTTTCTGGGCTCGATGTCACTGTTCACAATCGGCACTCTGATCGCCTCGCTGGCTCCCGGCTTCGGTGTCCTGTTCGCCGGCAGGATCGTGCAGGCGGTGGGCACTGCCGTTTTCGTGCCCCTGCTGATCACGACAACTATGCGCCTTGTTCCCGCAGTACGTCGCGGCCGAATGATGGCCCTGGTGACGGCGGTTCCTGCGGTTGCGCCAGCAGTCGGCCCAGCCGTGGCTGGTTTTGTGCTGTCCCAGCTGAGCTGGCGCTGGCTATTCATTCTCATGCTCCCGATCGCCGTGGTGACAGTGGCCCTGGGAGCGGCGAAACTGAAGAATCTCACTGTGCCGGAGCAGGTGACTCTTGATGTGCCGTCGTTGCTGCTCTCCATCGTCGGGTTCGGTGGTTTGGTCTTCGGGCTGGCCTCCATTGGCGAATCGGTCTCCGGTCATGCGCCGATGCCGGCGTATATTCCAATCCTGGTCGGACTGGCCGGTGTTGGCGCGTTCGTTTACCGCCAGGTTCGACTGCAGAAGTACCGCGACGCGTTCCTAGACATGCGGATCTTTCAGTCCAGGTTCTATGTCCTCCCAACGCTGGTGATGGTGTTCGTCGCCATGAACGCCTTCGGCGTGGTGCTCGTGCTGCCTCTCGTGCTGACTGCCGTCCTCGGACTGAGCACCCTTCAACTGGGCCTGTTCCTCTTTCCTGGTGGAGCCATGATCGCTCTCGTGTCCGCACTGGGCGGAAAAGTCTACGACCGCGTTGGGCCCAGGCCACTAGCCATCCCCGGCTCGATTCTGTGGGCGGCGTCCATATGGTTTCTCACAACCATCAATGAGAACACCAGTCTGTGGACAGTCCTACTCGTCTATCTCGTCCTCACCGGCACCCAAGCACTGATGTGGGCTCCCATGACCACAGCTGCCCTAAGCTCGCTGCGAACGGACCTCTACCCCCACGGGACTGCAGCATTCGCAACCGTCCAGCAGCTCGCCGGCGCCGCCGGCGGAGCAGTGCTCATCTCCGCCTTTACGATTGGAGCAAACGCATCCCATGCCGGCGCTCTGGAGCTGGTTGAAACCGTCTCCGCGGGGCGGGCCGCTTTCACTGTCGCCGGCGTTCTGGCCTTCGGCGCTGTCCTCGGCACGCTATTTGTCAGCAAGCCGCGGACGACCTTCAAAGATTCCGAGCCCGCTACTGACGCAGCAGGAAACATGGACGGCGTAGCTTCGGTGGCGACCACGCTGCGCTGA
- a CDS encoding flavin reductase: protein MNVQWTPSRVGNPVLDVVFAWLDCSIWAEHDAGNHLIILGRVLELGASENPAPAPLLYFHGQYRTQLPPSAHN, encoded by the coding sequence GTGAACGTCCAGTGGACTCCGTCGAGGGTGGGGAACCCCGTCCTTGACGTGGTCTTCGCCTGGCTTGACTGCAGCATCTGGGCCGAGCACGATGCCGGCAACCACCTCATCATCCTCGGACGAGTCCTCGAACTCGGAGCGAGCGAGAACCCCGCTCCCGCTCCGCTTCTCTACTTCCACGGGCAGTACCGAACGCAACTACCGCCTTCGGCACACAACTAG
- a CDS encoding winged helix-turn-helix domain-containing protein, protein MASRLANPLTIPAEEDFNLFAVMFALNDPTRRAIVEFIAAEPGTGCSGSDFGVSKSALTRHWRVLRESGIIKQEAQGNRHRNWIRREELDRRFPGLMELVLAANAEASPNPSEPATNTGQQV, encoded by the coding sequence ATGGCCAGTCGCTTGGCGAATCCCCTTACGATCCCGGCCGAGGAGGATTTCAACCTGTTCGCCGTCATGTTCGCGCTGAACGATCCCACCCGGCGCGCGATCGTCGAGTTCATCGCCGCGGAGCCCGGCACCGGGTGCAGCGGCTCCGACTTCGGCGTGTCGAAATCGGCCCTGACGCGGCACTGGCGCGTCCTCCGCGAGTCCGGAATCATCAAACAGGAAGCACAGGGCAACCGGCACAGGAACTGGATTCGCCGCGAAGAACTCGACCGCCGCTTCCCCGGCCTGATGGAACTCGTCCTGGCCGCGAACGCCGAGGCATCCCCCAACCCGTCGGAACCGGCGACAAATACCGGCCAACAGGTCTGA
- a CDS encoding glucose 1-dehydrogenase — protein sequence MSRLAGKVAIITGAASGMGLSALKLFVAEGARVVATDISTEALRQAVEEVTGHGGEAIARTHDVSSAGDWKRVVDDVLTEWGTIDILINNAGIAMAKGVLEAELDDWNKVMAINVTGPWLGMKSVIPAMQAAGHGSIVNVSSIAGIVGGPSDGGSAAYSASKGAVRSLTKHTAQWFAKDNIRVNSVHPGPVDTGLTRGYGLTRETLANPGTVPLPPHAGEASDIAYGMLYLASDEAKFITGTELVIDGGFISR from the coding sequence ATGTCACGATTGGCCGGCAAGGTTGCCATCATCACGGGCGCAGCCAGCGGTATGGGGCTCTCCGCCCTCAAGCTCTTCGTGGCCGAGGGGGCGCGGGTAGTGGCCACGGACATCTCGACGGAGGCACTGCGACAGGCGGTCGAGGAAGTCACCGGGCATGGCGGCGAGGCGATCGCCCGCACGCACGATGTTTCCTCTGCCGGGGACTGGAAGCGTGTGGTTGACGACGTCCTCACCGAGTGGGGCACGATCGACATCCTGATAAATAACGCCGGCATTGCTATGGCGAAGGGTGTCCTCGAAGCCGAGCTTGACGACTGGAACAAGGTGATGGCCATCAATGTCACCGGACCTTGGCTCGGAATGAAGAGTGTCATCCCCGCTATGCAGGCGGCTGGCCACGGCTCCATCGTGAACGTGTCATCGATCGCCGGAATTGTCGGCGGCCCCTCGGACGGCGGCAGTGCCGCGTACTCCGCTTCGAAGGGGGCGGTCCGCTCCCTGACAAAACACACTGCCCAATGGTTTGCAAAGGACAATATCCGGGTGAACTCAGTGCATCCCGGTCCAGTGGACACCGGCTTGACCCGAGGCTACGGGCTCACGAGGGAAACGCTGGCCAACCCCGGAACCGTCCCCTTGCCGCCCCATGCTGGGGAGGCCTCCGACATCGCGTACGGCATGCTCTACCTTGCGTCGGACGAGGCGAAGTTCATCACCGGAACGGAGCTCGTTATCGACGGCGGATTCATCTCTCGCTGA
- a CDS encoding NtaA/DmoA family FMN-dependent monooxygenase (This protein belongs to a clade of FMN-dependent monooxygenases, within a broader family of flavin-dependent oxidoreductases, the luciferase-like monooxygenase (LMM) family, some of whose members use coenzyme F420 rather than FMN.), translated as MTERQMTLAMQLGNGYGMQGAAWRAPGVDASNYANFDAQVRYAQAAERGKFAFLFLPDFLAQSGDLDHEAPQQTLDPLMTAAAVARGTSHIGLVATASTTFNEPFNIARQFKALDVMSHGRMGWNAVTTSDPGSAANFGRQIAPRPERYQRAHETIQIVQALWGSWEEDAWLKDTENGRFADPAKIQPVDLQGKYVASRGPLPIPPSEQGQPVIFSAGGGQNGLELAGRYASGVIGAVFTIEDARAQREAIRDSARRAGRDPDEVKFFAGVMPAIGATKRAALDRRVALGEQTFPARVSYLGSMLGLDLKVDQLDQPLNPAQLAAAHASPFDPRSPRALEIAREGWTIRDVLAHGVIDYHPTSVGPASVTADHMQEWFEADAVDGFWLLFDVYEDAIDTFVDEVVPLLQERGLYHLDYEGPTLRDNLGAHQQYGLDPRLGSGRLRQ; from the coding sequence GTGACCGAACGACAGATGACATTGGCCATGCAACTGGGCAACGGGTACGGAATGCAGGGCGCGGCATGGCGGGCGCCGGGTGTTGACGCCTCCAATTACGCCAACTTCGACGCGCAGGTGCGGTACGCCCAGGCCGCTGAACGGGGCAAGTTCGCGTTCCTGTTTCTGCCTGACTTCCTGGCCCAGTCCGGGGACTTGGATCACGAGGCTCCGCAACAGACCCTCGATCCCCTGATGACCGCGGCAGCCGTCGCCCGTGGTACGAGTCACATCGGTTTAGTGGCCACTGCGTCCACGACCTTCAACGAGCCGTTCAACATCGCCCGCCAGTTCAAAGCGTTGGACGTCATGAGTCACGGCCGAATGGGGTGGAACGCGGTGACCACCAGCGACCCTGGATCGGCGGCCAACTTCGGCCGCCAGATCGCTCCGCGCCCAGAGCGTTACCAGCGCGCTCACGAGACCATTCAGATTGTGCAGGCACTCTGGGGCAGCTGGGAGGAAGACGCCTGGCTCAAAGACACTGAGAACGGTCGATTCGCCGATCCGGCCAAGATCCAGCCGGTCGATCTGCAAGGAAAGTATGTCGCCTCACGCGGCCCTCTGCCCATCCCGCCTTCGGAGCAGGGCCAGCCCGTTATTTTCTCCGCTGGCGGCGGGCAGAATGGGCTGGAGCTTGCTGGGCGTTACGCCAGCGGGGTCATCGGAGCCGTGTTCACTATCGAGGACGCTCGCGCCCAGCGCGAAGCAATCCGCGACTCCGCTCGTCGGGCCGGCCGGGACCCCGATGAGGTGAAGTTCTTCGCTGGGGTCATGCCTGCGATCGGCGCCACCAAGCGGGCAGCCTTGGACCGCAGGGTGGCGCTGGGCGAGCAGACCTTCCCCGCCCGCGTCTCTTACCTGGGTTCCATGCTGGGCCTGGACCTGAAGGTCGATCAGCTGGACCAGCCGCTGAACCCCGCCCAACTGGCGGCAGCTCACGCCAGTCCGTTCGATCCCCGCTCTCCGCGAGCGCTGGAGATCGCCCGGGAGGGGTGGACAATCCGGGACGTGCTGGCTCACGGCGTCATCGACTACCACCCGACATCAGTTGGTCCCGCATCAGTTACCGCTGACCACATGCAGGAGTGGTTCGAAGCCGACGCCGTCGACGGCTTCTGGCTCCTCTTCGACGTCTACGAAGACGCGATCGACACCTTCGTCGACGAGGTCGTTCCTCTGCTTCAGGAGCGAGGCCTCTACCATCTGGACTACGAAGGCCCCACTCTGCGCGACAATCTTGGAGCTCACCAGCAGTACGGACTCGACCCTCGTCTGGGAAGCGGACGGTTACGACAGTAA
- a CDS encoding NtaA/DmoA family FMN-dependent monooxygenase (This protein belongs to a clade of FMN-dependent monooxygenases, within a broader family of flavin-dependent oxidoreductases, the luciferase-like monooxygenase (LMM) family, some of whose members use coenzyme F420 rather than FMN.) → MNRQMIIGMHLGNGYGNLPGAWRAPAVDPTSYTSFDAKVRHSQAAERGKLQFLFLPDGPSHVGDIENEPPNFNLDVMVTLAAVARETSRIGLVATGSTTFNEPFNLARQFKALDVLSHGRTGWNAVTSSGEDVAANYGKRLPSSPERYGRAHETVQLVQSLWGSWGKTAWVHDKATGRYANAVQVAPINMGGKFVASRGPLYIPPSEQGQPVIFHSGGSPNALDLAGRYASGVIGAAFTIDDARAQRVAFREAAERAGRNPDEIKFFAGLMTTIASDRREGLDRRITLSGRTFPQRASYLGQMLGLRLDPARLDEPLSPEQLSKARPSPADPRSVHALKIAREGWTVRDVLAHGVIDYHPVIVGPAADAADHMQEWFEADAVDGFWVSPDIYEDGLDAFVDGVVPILQDRGLFHREYDGATLRAHLGAPAQYGVDPRVTR, encoded by the coding sequence ATGAACAGACAAATGATTATCGGCATGCATCTGGGCAACGGGTACGGCAACCTGCCTGGTGCCTGGCGCGCCCCGGCGGTCGACCCCACGAGTTATACGAGTTTCGACGCGAAGGTTCGGCATTCCCAAGCGGCCGAGCGCGGAAAGCTCCAGTTCCTGTTCCTGCCGGACGGCCCCAGTCACGTCGGCGACATTGAGAATGAGCCGCCTAACTTCAATCTCGACGTCATGGTTACCTTGGCAGCTGTTGCCCGGGAAACGAGTCGGATTGGCCTCGTCGCCACCGGCTCGACCACCTTCAACGAGCCGTTCAACCTCGCACGACAGTTCAAGGCGCTGGATGTCCTGAGTCATGGACGGACCGGTTGGAACGCCGTCACATCGAGCGGCGAGGACGTCGCGGCGAATTATGGCAAACGACTGCCGTCCAGCCCCGAACGCTACGGGAGGGCACATGAGACGGTCCAGCTGGTTCAGTCCCTTTGGGGCAGCTGGGGAAAGACTGCATGGGTGCACGATAAGGCGACGGGCCGCTACGCGAACGCCGTGCAGGTCGCTCCCATCAATATGGGCGGTAAATTCGTCGCCTCCCGCGGGCCGCTGTACATTCCTCCCTCCGAGCAGGGGCAACCCGTCATCTTCCACTCTGGAGGCAGCCCGAACGCCCTTGATCTCGCCGGCCGCTACGCCAGTGGCGTCATCGGCGCGGCTTTCACGATCGACGATGCGCGTGCGCAGCGCGTCGCGTTTCGTGAAGCGGCCGAACGCGCCGGGCGGAACCCGGACGAGATCAAATTCTTTGCCGGCCTGATGACGACGATCGCGAGCGATAGGCGGGAAGGTCTCGATCGCCGAATCACGTTGAGCGGACGAACATTTCCTCAGCGCGCCTCCTATCTCGGACAGATGCTCGGCCTGCGCCTCGATCCTGCACGGCTCGACGAGCCGCTATCGCCGGAGCAGTTGTCCAAGGCGCGGCCATCACCGGCCGACCCGCGCTCGGTCCACGCACTTAAGATCGCGCGTGAAGGCTGGACGGTCCGCGACGTGCTCGCGCACGGTGTGATCGATTACCACCCCGTCATTGTCGGACCGGCCGCCGACGCCGCTGACCACATGCAGGAGTGGTTCGAGGCAGATGCTGTTGACGGCTTCTGGGTGTCGCCGGACATATACGAGGACGGACTTGACGCCTTCGTTGATGGCGTGGTGCCGATCCTCCAGGATCGCGGGCTGTTCCATCGGGAATATGACGGTGCTACCCTCCGCGCTCATCTGGGCGCTCCGGCCCAATACGGAGTCGATCCGCGCGTCACGCGGTGA
- a CDS encoding ABC transporter permease, with protein MSATIDRDTTPESTVTPKVTANRRLNLRERAASLGMVWVLIILVITAIILNPRFLNPGNLINLLTQNAPVGIIAVGMTFIIIAGGFDLSVAAVLAIGGVSYATLSHMMPAGPAILITLVIGFLLGLINALLITKAKVNAFIATLATASLFSGLTLLYTNSKPVSMAPGGYDFLSDADFLGAPLSVWLLAVLVAAGWFALSKTVYGRGIYAIGGNNEAARLAGLPVTSLRASTYVLTAMLAALAGIVLGSVIGVGQPGVAVGVTLNSIAIVIIGGTSLLGGEGAMWRTLIGILIFGTINNVFDILAFPQATQEVALGVIVLAAVSLDAYTRSRKRSGEA; from the coding sequence ATGAGCGCCACCATCGACCGGGATACCACCCCGGAAAGCACTGTTACTCCCAAGGTGACGGCAAACAGGAGGCTCAACCTACGAGAGAGAGCAGCAAGCCTCGGGATGGTCTGGGTACTCATCATCCTCGTCATCACGGCGATCATCCTCAATCCCCGCTTCCTCAACCCGGGAAACCTGATCAACCTCCTGACCCAGAACGCTCCCGTCGGCATCATCGCCGTAGGGATGACGTTCATTATCATCGCGGGAGGCTTCGACCTTTCGGTGGCCGCCGTGCTGGCTATCGGCGGAGTGTCCTATGCGACCCTGTCCCACATGATGCCCGCGGGGCCGGCGATACTCATCACGCTGGTGATCGGATTCCTCCTCGGCCTGATCAACGCCCTCCTCATCACAAAAGCGAAAGTAAATGCGTTCATCGCAACTCTCGCGACCGCCTCATTGTTCAGCGGGCTGACCTTGCTGTACACGAACTCCAAACCGGTTTCCATGGCACCAGGCGGCTACGATTTCCTTTCCGACGCAGACTTCCTCGGAGCGCCGCTCTCCGTCTGGCTTCTTGCAGTCCTCGTCGCGGCAGGATGGTTCGCCCTTTCCAAGACCGTGTACGGCCGGGGAATCTACGCGATCGGCGGCAACAACGAAGCCGCACGGCTGGCCGGACTCCCCGTGACCTCACTTCGGGCAAGTACCTACGTGCTGACAGCTATGCTCGCCGCACTCGCGGGAATCGTTTTGGGGTCCGTCATCGGCGTCGGACAGCCAGGCGTGGCCGTTGGAGTCACGCTCAACTCGATCGCGATCGTTATCATCGGCGGAACTTCACTGCTCGGCGGAGAAGGCGCCATGTGGCGAACGCTCATTGGCATCCTTATCTTTGGAACCATCAACAATGTCTTCGACATCCTGGCATTTCCACAGGCAACACAAGAGGTGGCCCTCGGCGTGATCGTCCTCGCCGCCGTATCGCTGGACGCCTACACACGGTCACGAAAGCGGTCAGGAGAAGCCTGA
- a CDS encoding glucose 1-dehydrogenase codes for MSRLNGKVAIITGAASGIGLSTVEIFAAEGATVIATDVSEGALNRAVEAVTATGGNVVARTLDVSSPESWQRVVNDVVTEWGTIDILVNNAGIAIPKGILEAELEDWNKVLAINATGTWLGMKNVLPVMQAAGRGSIVNVSSLAAIISGAADGGGAAYSASKGAVRSLTKHGAQWFAKDHIRVNSVHPGPIYTSLIQNYGITKEQAADPLNVTLPPHIGEASDIAYGILYLASDEAKFVTGEELIIDGGFATH; via the coding sequence ATGTCAAGACTGAACGGCAAAGTAGCCATCATCACCGGAGCGGCCAGCGGGATCGGCCTGTCCACCGTCGAGATCTTCGCTGCAGAAGGAGCGACGGTCATCGCCACCGACGTCTCTGAAGGCGCTCTCAACCGTGCGGTCGAGGCTGTCACCGCCACAGGTGGAAACGTCGTCGCCCGCACTCTGGACGTCAGCTCACCGGAGTCGTGGCAGCGGGTTGTGAACGACGTCGTCACCGAGTGGGGAACCATCGATATTCTCGTCAACAATGCCGGTATTGCTATCCCGAAGGGTATCCTCGAGGCCGAGCTGGAGGACTGGAACAAAGTCCTGGCAATCAATGCGACCGGCACGTGGCTGGGAATGAAGAACGTCTTGCCCGTCATGCAGGCAGCCGGACGCGGGTCCATCGTGAACGTGTCGTCGCTCGCCGCGATCATCTCCGGGGCTGCCGACGGCGGTGGCGCCGCATACTCCGCGTCCAAGGGCGCCGTCCGCTCCCTCACGAAACACGGCGCGCAGTGGTTTGCCAAAGACCACATCCGGGTGAACTCCGTGCACCCGGGCCCGATCTACACCAGCCTCATCCAGAACTACGGCATCACCAAGGAACAAGCAGCCGATCCGCTGAATGTGACCCTGCCGCCCCACATCGGCGAGGCCTCCGACATCGCCTACGGAATCCTCTACCTTGCCTCCGACGAAGCCAAGTTCGTCACCGGCGAAGAACTCATCATCGACGGCGGATTCGCCACCCACTAA
- a CDS encoding NAD(P)-binding domain-containing protein produces MKITVIGAGAIGGNLARRLSEAGHDVLVADARGPEVVAEDVLAAGARAAEVDAAVTDRDAIVLAIPFSVQPDLADLLAGVSKDTIVVDTSNYYPYMMGPVEAVDNGQVESEWSQEQLGRPVVKAWNAALAGTQQTKGLPAGSPGRIAIPVAADSAEARATVMQLVDDTGFDPFDAGVIADSWRQQPGTPAYCTELGLEDLAKALTSAEKDKATITRDRLIEYFGSFEKMPSLDETVAINRAAHN; encoded by the coding sequence ATGAAGATCACTGTTATCGGCGCTGGAGCTATCGGCGGCAACCTCGCACGTCGTCTCAGCGAAGCAGGACACGACGTTCTCGTCGCTGACGCCCGCGGACCGGAAGTCGTCGCTGAAGACGTCCTCGCCGCCGGCGCGCGTGCCGCCGAGGTGGACGCCGCGGTCACGGACCGCGACGCGATCGTGCTGGCGATCCCGTTCTCGGTACAGCCGGATCTCGCCGATCTCCTGGCCGGCGTGTCCAAGGACACGATCGTGGTCGACACGTCGAACTACTACCCCTACATGATGGGCCCCGTTGAGGCAGTAGACAACGGACAGGTCGAAAGCGAATGGAGCCAGGAACAGCTCGGTCGTCCCGTTGTGAAGGCGTGGAATGCAGCACTCGCCGGTACCCAGCAGACCAAGGGGCTCCCCGCGGGATCTCCTGGCCGAATTGCAATCCCTGTCGCTGCGGACTCCGCCGAGGCTCGCGCTACGGTCATGCAGCTCGTCGACGACACCGGCTTCGACCCCTTCGACGCCGGCGTGATCGCGGACTCGTGGCGCCAGCAGCCGGGCACCCCGGCCTACTGCACCGAGCTCGGCCTTGAGGACCTCGCTAAGGCTCTGACCTCGGCCGAGAAAGACAAGGCGACGATCACGCGTGACCGTCTCATCGAGTACTTCGGCTCTTTCGAGAAGATGCCCTCGCTCGACGAAACTGTCGCGATCAACCGCGCAGCACACAACTAG
- a CDS encoding CocE/NonD family hydrolase, with protein sequence MHEITLQLDVPATMRDGTILRANVFRPEGEGPFPVLLARHPYDKNLMETGQLDIRTLVRAGYIVVTQDSRGRFTSDGEWQPLLHEREDGYDTVEWAASLPGSNGRVGMFGPSYLGSTQWSAAIARPPHLATIVPATTFADPDNGLLFRGGAIEFGNNLFWGLFTALGQIPKAGLEADAMMRQLGTTFSELDALASRTYWQLPAGAPAALAATGQPDLGVTLALAEPATMEDIRVSSKYDDIDVPTLGFAGWYDLFLQGDIDNYVGLRARGRIARLVIGPWHHGSLSSPWNGGQVGEINFGLSAQTPGGQTVTDIEREWYDHWLKDMPATHAHEPGVLIFVMGTNQWRSEEDWPLARAKDTALYLNEDRTLTWSVPELDVAGSGFTYDPADPVITRGGSIQMASDFPAGPFDQRIVEARDDVLVFTTDPLEADLEITGRIRATIFASTDGPSTDWVVRVCEVDAAGVSRNITDGITRVHTESERVDEVDVDLWSTSIVIRAGHRLRVQVTSSNFPRWDRNLNTGEPVTEGTTIRVAQQRLYHDRKRPSRIILPIVPSGPENGMANREGL encoded by the coding sequence ATGCATGAAATCACCCTCCAACTAGACGTTCCCGCAACGATGCGCGACGGCACCATTCTGCGAGCCAACGTTTTCCGCCCTGAGGGAGAAGGTCCCTTCCCTGTTCTTCTTGCCCGCCACCCGTACGACAAGAATTTGATGGAGACCGGCCAGCTCGACATTAGGACGCTGGTGCGAGCCGGCTACATCGTGGTCACGCAGGACTCCAGGGGTCGCTTCACTTCCGACGGCGAGTGGCAACCCTTGCTACACGAACGCGAGGACGGCTACGACACCGTTGAATGGGCAGCTTCTCTACCGGGCAGCAACGGCAGGGTGGGCATGTTCGGCCCCAGCTATCTCGGCAGCACTCAGTGGAGCGCCGCGATTGCCCGTCCCCCACATCTGGCGACCATCGTCCCTGCCACAACTTTCGCCGACCCGGACAACGGCTTACTGTTCCGAGGAGGGGCGATCGAGTTCGGAAACAACCTTTTCTGGGGACTGTTTACCGCCCTGGGCCAGATCCCGAAGGCCGGGCTCGAGGCCGACGCAATGATGAGGCAGTTGGGGACGACGTTCAGCGAACTTGATGCGCTCGCGAGCCGCACGTATTGGCAGTTGCCGGCAGGTGCCCCTGCGGCGCTGGCGGCGACAGGTCAGCCGGACCTCGGGGTCACCCTAGCCCTGGCGGAGCCCGCAACCATGGAGGACATACGCGTCTCGAGCAAGTACGACGATATCGACGTTCCCACCTTGGGGTTCGCGGGCTGGTACGACCTCTTTCTGCAAGGAGACATCGACAACTACGTCGGCCTGCGGGCACGCGGCCGTATCGCTCGCCTAGTGATCGGGCCCTGGCACCATGGCAGCCTCTCATCACCTTGGAATGGAGGCCAGGTAGGCGAAATCAACTTCGGCCTGTCCGCCCAGACCCCGGGCGGGCAGACGGTCACTGATATCGAGCGTGAGTGGTATGACCACTGGCTCAAGGACATGCCCGCCACCCACGCACACGAACCCGGTGTCCTGATCTTCGTGATGGGTACAAACCAGTGGAGGTCCGAAGAGGACTGGCCGCTCGCACGGGCCAAGGACACGGCGCTGTATCTCAACGAGGACAGGACTCTGACATGGTCAGTGCCCGAGCTTGACGTGGCCGGGTCGGGCTTCACCTACGACCCGGCTGACCCCGTCATCACACGGGGGGGAAGCATCCAAATGGCCTCCGACTTCCCCGCAGGCCCGTTCGACCAGCGCATCGTGGAGGCCCGTGACGACGTTCTGGTTTTCACCACCGACCCACTCGAGGCCGACCTCGAGATCACCGGACGCATACGCGCAACCATCTTCGCCTCCACGGACGGACCCTCCACCGACTGGGTAGTGCGGGTGTGCGAGGTCGACGCGGCTGGCGTATCGCGCAATATCACCGACGGGATAACACGTGTGCATACCGAATCGGAGCGTGTCGACGAGGTCGATGTCGACCTGTGGTCGACCTCCATCGTTATAAGGGCGGGCCACCGCCTGCGCGTGCAGGTGACTTCCAGCAACTTCCCCCGCTGGGACCGCAACCTCAACACGGGCGAACCCGTGACGGAGGGCACTACCATCCGCGTCGCACAGCAGCGGCTCTACCACGATCGCAAACGTCCCTCGCGAATCATTCTCCCGATCGTCCCTAGCGGACCCGAGAACGGAATGGCCAATCGCGAGGGTCTGTAA
- a CDS encoding Dabb family protein, with the protein MIRHIVLFRVIEGTPAERVQEAIDRLEALVGVIPGLRSLKAGIDIGIEGNFDFGLVAELDDRAALEVFSADPTHMEVAMFILEFRRNTDIAILDLEI; encoded by the coding sequence ATGATCCGACACATCGTTTTATTCCGCGTCATCGAAGGCACACCGGCCGAGCGCGTGCAGGAGGCCATCGATCGACTTGAAGCACTCGTCGGTGTCATCCCCGGCCTGCGCTCTCTAAAGGCAGGCATCGACATAGGTATCGAAGGCAACTTCGACTTCGGCCTCGTCGCCGAGCTCGATGACCGCGCCGCCCTGGAAGTGTTCTCGGCCGACCCCACCCACATGGAGGTGGCCATGTTCATCCTCGAGTTCCGCAGAAACACCGACATCGCCATCCTCGACCTCGAGATCTAA